In one window of Musa acuminata AAA Group cultivar baxijiao chromosome BXJ3-2, Cavendish_Baxijiao_AAA, whole genome shotgun sequence DNA:
- the LOC103975383 gene encoding laccase-4-like: MGSFPCPSSVLIETLVFSSIVLLALPADLVQAQQNGIVRHYKFDIQMADVTRLCYTKSIITVNGQYPGPTIFARDGDRVIVNVVNHVRDNVTIHWHGVRQLLSGWADGPAYVTQCPIQSGQSYVYNFTIVGQRGTLFWHAHISWLRTTLHGAIIILPELGVPYPFIEPYKEVPVIFGEWWKADTEVVISQALENGGEPNISDAFTINGLPGPLYNCSVKDTFKLMVSPGKSYLLRLINAALNDELFFSIANHTVTVVEVDAGYVKPFEADTILISPGQTMNVLLDAKPNYPNAIFSMSARPYSTGSGAFDNTTVAAILKYRNPSNSSSAGFSKELALYIPVLPAFNDTSFAANFTGKLRSLATAQYPANVPQTVDRRFFFTVGLGTDPCPTNQTCQGPNGTKFSSTVNNISFTEPTTALLQAHFFGQSEGVYTPDFPAFPLMPFDYTGTPPNNTNVSHGTKLLVLPFNTSVELVMQDTSILGTESHPLHLHGYNFFVVGEGFGNFDPASDPAEFNLVDPVERNTVGVPDGGWVAIRFLADNPGVWFMHCHIEIHLSWGLTMAWLVLDGALPNQKLPPPPSDLPKC, translated from the exons ATGGGTTCCTTCCCATGTCCGTCATCTGTTCTCATCGAGACCTTGGTTTTCTCATCCATCGTGTTGCTTGCGCTTCCAGCTGATCTTGTACAAGCCCAGCAAAATGGCATAGTTAGACACTACAAGTTTGAC ATACAAATGGCAGATGTGACTCGCCTGTGCTATACAAAGAGCATCATCACCGTCAACGGGCAGTACCCGGGGCCTACGATCTTCGCCAGAGATGGCGACCGGGTCATCGTCAATGTGGTGAACCATGTTCGAGACAATGTCACCATTCATTG GCATGGAGTCCGGCAACTGCTTAGCGGCTGGGCGGACGGGCCGGCGTACGTGACCCAGTGCCCGATCCAGAGCGGACAAAGCTACGTTTACAACTTCACCATCGTGGGACAGAGAGGCACTCTGTTCTGGCACGCCCACATCTCATGGCTTAGAACGACCCTCCATGGCGCCATCATCATCCTCCCCGAGCTCGGTGTTCCCTATCCATTCATCGAACCCTATAAAGAAGTCCCTGTCATCTTTG GGGAGTGGTGGAAGGCTGATACAGAGGTTGTCATTAGTCAGGCACTTGAGAATGGTGGAGAGCCAAATATTTCGGATGCCTTCACCATCAACGGACTCCCTGGTCCTCTCTACAACTGTTCGGTTAAAG ATACATTCAAACTCATGGTGAGTCCAGGAAAGTCGTACCTCCTTCGCTTGATCAACGCTGCACTCAACGATGAGCTTTTCTTCAGCATCGCCAACCACACCGTCACCGTTGTCGAGGTCGATGCCGGCTACGTCAAGCCCTTCGAAGCCGACACCATCCTCATATCGCCGGGCCAGACGATGAACGTTCTGCTCGACGCCAAACCTAATTACCCCAATGCCATTTTCTCCATGAGTGCCAGGCCCTACTCTACTGGATCCGGCGCCTTCGACAACACCACCGTCGCCGCCATCCTCAAGTACCGCAACCCCAGCAATTCGTCCTCTGCTGGTTTTAGCAAGGAGCTCGCCCTCTATATACCAGTCCTTCCGGCGTTTAACGACACATCCTTCGCCGCAAACTTCACCGGCAAGTTACGTAGTCTGGCGACGGCTCAATATCCGGCCAACGTACCGCAGACCGTCGACCGACGCTTCTTCTTCACCGTCGGGCTCGGCACGGACCCGTGCCCGACAAACCAGACGTGCCAGGGACCAAACGGCACCAAGTTCTCTTCCACCGTCAACAACATCTCCTTCACAGAACCAACGACGGCTCTCCTCCAGGCGCACTTCTTCGGGCAGTCGGAGGGCGTGTACACGCCGGACTTCCCCGCCTTCCCACTCATGCCGTTCGACTACACCGGAACTCCGCCGAACAACACGAACGTGAGCCATGGGACCAAGCTGTTGGTGCTTCCCTTCAACACCAGCGTCGAGTTGGTGATGCAGGACACCAGCATTCTGGGGACGGAGAGCCACCCGCTGCACCTCCATGGCTACAACTTCTTCGTGGTAGGGGAAGGGTTCGGCAACTTCGATCCGGCGAGCGACCCGGCCGAGTTCAACCTGGTGGATCCGGTGGAGAGGAACACCGTCGGGGTGCCGGACGGCGGCTGGGTGGCCATTAGATTCTTGGCGGACAACCCAG GCGTGTGGTTCATGCACTGTCACATCGAGATCCACTTGAGTTGGGGTTTGACGATGGCGTGGCTGGTCTTAGACGGAGCACTTCCCAACCAAAAGTTGCCACCTCCGCCTTCGGATCTCCCGAAATGCTAG
- the LOC135631676 gene encoding probable WRKY transcription factor 49 isoform X1 produces the protein MAQVKEPEIYWHDESEKELLGELSAEASPPFVSSKAADGGTAGSLRHVPNTLISSAYSGPTIEDIERALSTKVPDVRATSHRYKAPVPEKGIGKSDTKYAVMIKSCGGGVAEDGYKWRKYGQKTIKNNPNPRSYYRCTNPRCSAKRQVERSKEDPNMLTITYEGLHLHYPHFHVLRRRPQDHTATKLQVPKKPKLQGEEQLHKDYKSQSIQGELREEVVAVTSGESSPGSPDRGLEEEATLNPGAGKQNMRPRDAVQYPQGLLQDVVPLLIREPCSTGSAVSSYHHYRFFPTPCPSYYSASISPPTNPSDIDLGLHFRHSLNLKQSKDR, from the exons ATGGCACAAGTAAAAGAACCAGAGATCTATTGGCATGATGAATCAGAGAAGGAGCTTCTCGGAGAGCTTTCGGCTGAAGCATCACCTCCCTTCGTCTCATCCAAGGCTGCAGATGGTGGAACAGCTGGTAGTCTGCGGCACGTACCAAACACGCTCATCTCGTCGGCTTATTCCGGTCCGACCATTGAAGACATCGAGAGAGCTCTATCTACCAAGGTTCCTGACGTCCGCGCTACTTCACATCGTTATAA AGCTCCAGTACCAGAGAAAGGCATTGGCAAATCGGACACCAAGTACGCGGTGATGATCAAGAGCTGTGGAGGTGGAGTAGCAGAGGATGGCTATAAGTGGAGGAAATATGGCCAGAAAACTATAAAGAACAACCCAAACCCAAG GAGTTACTATAGGTGCACCAACCCTCGGTGCAGTGCGAAAAGGCAAGTAGAGAGGTCGAAAGAAGATCCAAACATGCTCACCATAACCTACGAAGGCCTCCATCTTCACTATCCCCACTTTCACGTCCTCCGGCGTCGTCCCCAGGATCATACTGCTACGAAGCTTCAGGTGCCCAAGAAACCCAAGCTGCAGGGCGAGGAGCAGCTGCACAAAGATTACAAGAGCCAAAGTATTCAAGGCGAGCTGAGGGAGGAGGTGGTGGCCGTGACCAGTGGCGAGAGCAGTCCAGGATCTCCCGATCGAGGACTCGAGGAAGAAGCTACACTGAACCCTGGCGCAGGGAAACAAAACATGCGTCCGAGGGATGCTGTGCAGTATCCGCAAGGACTGCTGCAAGATGTTGTGCCCTTGCTCATCAGGGAGCCATGCAGTACTGGTTCTGCTGTCTCATCATATCATCATTACCGCTTCTTCCCAACGCCTTGTCCCTCCTACTATTCTGCATCAATTTCCCCACCTACCAATCCATCTGACATTGATTTAGGGCTCCATTTCCGCCACAGTCTGAATCTTAAACAATCAAAGGATAGGTGA
- the LOC135631676 gene encoding probable WRKY transcription factor 49 isoform X2: MMNQRRSFSESFRLKHHLPSSHPRLQMVEQLVVCGTYQTRSSRRLIPVRPLKTSRELYLPRFLTSALLHIVIIPVRACRAPVPEKGIGKSDTKYAVMIKSCGGGVAEDGYKWRKYGQKTIKNNPNPRSYYRCTNPRCSAKRQVERSKEDPNMLTITYEGLHLHYPHFHVLRRRPQDHTATKLQVPKKPKLQGEEQLHKDYKSQSIQGELREEVVAVTSGESSPGSPDRGLEEEATLNPGAGKQNMRPRDAVQYPQGLLQDVVPLLIREPCSTGSAVSSYHHYRFFPTPCPSYYSASISPPTNPSDIDLGLHFRHSLNLKQSKDR, translated from the exons ATGATGAATCAGAGAAGGAGCTTCTCGGAGAGCTTTCGGCTGAAGCATCACCTCCCTTCGTCTCATCCAAGGCTGCAGATGGTGGAACAGCTGGTAGTCTGCGGCACGTACCAAACACGCTCATCTCGTCGGCTTATTCCGGTCCGACCATTGAAGACATCGAGAGAGCTCTATCTACCAAGGTTCCTGACGTCCGCGCTACTTCACATCGTTATAA TCCCCGTGCGTGCTTGCAGAGCTCCAGTACCAGAGAAAGGCATTGGCAAATCGGACACCAAGTACGCGGTGATGATCAAGAGCTGTGGAGGTGGAGTAGCAGAGGATGGCTATAAGTGGAGGAAATATGGCCAGAAAACTATAAAGAACAACCCAAACCCAAG GAGTTACTATAGGTGCACCAACCCTCGGTGCAGTGCGAAAAGGCAAGTAGAGAGGTCGAAAGAAGATCCAAACATGCTCACCATAACCTACGAAGGCCTCCATCTTCACTATCCCCACTTTCACGTCCTCCGGCGTCGTCCCCAGGATCATACTGCTACGAAGCTTCAGGTGCCCAAGAAACCCAAGCTGCAGGGCGAGGAGCAGCTGCACAAAGATTACAAGAGCCAAAGTATTCAAGGCGAGCTGAGGGAGGAGGTGGTGGCCGTGACCAGTGGCGAGAGCAGTCCAGGATCTCCCGATCGAGGACTCGAGGAAGAAGCTACACTGAACCCTGGCGCAGGGAAACAAAACATGCGTCCGAGGGATGCTGTGCAGTATCCGCAAGGACTGCTGCAAGATGTTGTGCCCTTGCTCATCAGGGAGCCATGCAGTACTGGTTCTGCTGTCTCATCATATCATCATTACCGCTTCTTCCCAACGCCTTGTCCCTCCTACTATTCTGCATCAATTTCCCCACCTACCAATCCATCTGACATTGATTTAGGGCTCCATTTCCGCCACAGTCTGAATCTTAAACAATCAAAGGATAGGTGA
- the LOC103975381 gene encoding aspartic proteinase PCS1, which produces MASPVSASIPLFLCLLMFQNLNLLCFVMAARTMAPDSKAKPLLLPLRTQKMSTSSLPMSPNKLRFHHNVSLTVSLSVGSPPQNLSLVLDTGSELSWLLCGGSTAAFPSFRPRASSTYSPVPCSSPTCRDRTRDLPIPATCEESTRLCHVALTYADASSSEGTLASDLLRVGESSPLRTVFGCMTSAYSSATGDLYAAGMLGMNRGALSFVSQTATRRFSYCISDRDAAGVLLLGHDTLSFLPLKYTPFVQIALPLPYFDRVAYSVQLEGIRVGRTLLPIPKSALVPDHTGAGQTMVDSGTQFTFLLGDAYSALKQEFQRQTKGVLPVLNEPDFVFQGAFDLCFRLPTGSGAPPKGLPAVVLMFSGAEVAVTEERLLYRVAGERRGRDEVWCFTFGNSDLVPMAAYVIGHHHQQNLWVEYDLEKGRVGFAPVRCDLASQRLGLVL; this is translated from the coding sequence ATGGCCTCCCCTGTTTCTGCTTCTATTCCCCTGTTTTTGTGTCTTCTCATGTTTCAAAACCTGAACTTGCTCTGTTTTGTGATGGCGGCACGGACTATGGCTCCTGATTCCAAGGCAAAGCCGCTTCTTCTTCCGCTGCGAACCCAGAAGATGTCGACTTCCAGCCTTCCGATGTCACCCAACAAGCTCCGGTTCCACCACAACGTCAGCCTTACCGTCTCCCTCTCCGTGGGGAGCCCGCCGCAGAACCTCTCCCTGGTGCTCGACACCGGCAGCGAGCTGTCGTGGCTCCTTTGCGGCGGCTCCACCGCCGCATTTCCGTCCTTCCGTCCTCGCGCCTCCTCCACCTACTCCCCCGTTCCCTGCTCCTCCCCGACGTGTCGTGACCGGACGCGCGACCTTCCCATCCCGGCCACCTGCGAGGAGTCCACTCGCCTCTGCCACGTCGCCCTCACCTACGCCGACGCTTCCTCCTCGGAGGGCACCCTCGCCTCCGACCTCCTCCGCGTCGGCGAGTCATCTCCCCTGCGCACCGTCTTTGGCTGCATGACGTCAGCCTACTCCTCCGCCACCGGTGACCTCTACGCCGCCGGCATGCTCGGCATGAACAGGGGCGCCCTCTCCTTCGTCTCCCAGACCGCCACCCGCCGCTTCTCCTACTGCATCTCCGACCGCGACGCCGCCGGCGTCCTCCTCCTCGGCCACGACACCCTGTCCTTCCTCCCCCTCAAATACACCCCCTTCGTCCAAATCGCTCTCCCCCTTCCTTACTTCGACCGGGTTGCATACTCCGTCCAACTGGAGGGCATCCGCGTGGGCCGCACGCTCCTCCCCATCCCCAAGTCGGCGCTCGTCCCGGACCACACCGGCGCGGGGCAGACCATGGTCGACTCGGGGACGCAGTTCACCTTCCTCCTCGGCGACGCCTACAGCGCGCTGAAGCAAGAGTTCCAAAGGCAGACAAAGGGGGTCCTGCCGGTGCTGAACGAACCGGACTTCGTCTTCCAGGGGGCGTTCGACCTGTGCTTCCGGTTACCAACCGGTTCCGGCGCGCCGCCGAAGGGGTTGCCGGCGGTGGTACTGATGTTCAGTGGAGCGGAGGTGGCGGTGACGGAGGAGCGGCTGCTGTACCGGGTAGCTGGGGAGCGGCGGGGGCGGGACGAGGTGTGGTGCTTCACCTTCGGGAACTCGGACTTGGTGCCCATGGCGGCGTACGTGATCGGGCACCACCACCAGCAGAACCTGTGGGTGGAGTACGACCTGGAGAAGGGCCGCGTCGGGTTCGCTCCCGTGCGCTGCGACCTGGCTAGCCAAAGACTCGGTCTGGTGCTGTGA
- the LOC103975380 gene encoding glycerol-3-phosphate acyltransferase 5 produces MEDRRSGRPASGSIVSELEGTLLKDVDPFPYFMLVAFETSGLVRFVVLLLLWPLLRLLDLFRLGQLGLRLMVFVAVAGVRESEIEAVARAVLPKFYVEDVDVAAWNAFSAFERRAVVTRCPTVMVERFAKDHLGAVEVVGCELEVSRSGYATGFLKKVEKSLAEQVMAVCGKEKADVGLCTSASAQSFSFLCKELHRMPVSADPVHNEEEQRRPPPVIFHDGRLVRRPTPFTALLTILWIPFGIVLAFVRIAVGLTVPIWVIPYIARPFGGALIVRGRPPPPVSGSTTGVLFVCTHRTLMDPVVLSTVLGRKVPAVTYSISWLSEILSPIRTVRLSRDRQVDAERIRSELAKGDLVVCPEGTTCREPFLLRFSALFAELTDRIVPVAMNYRVGFFHATTARGWKAMDPIFFFMNPRPIYEVTFLNQLPWEATCSAGKSPHDVANYVQRILAASLGFECTNYTRKDKYRMLAGNDGTVNFNLASPLVERAKEVLRFLRWTT; encoded by the exons ATGGAGGATCGCCGCTCGGGCCGGCCGGCATCCGGCTCCATCGTGTCGGAGCTCGAGGGTACGCTTCTTAAAGACGTCGACCCCTTCCCTTACTTCATGCTCGTCGCGTTCGAGACGTCGGGCTTGGTCCGATTCGTGGTGCTGCTGCTCCTGTGGCCCCTGCTCCGCCTGCTCGACCTGTTCCGCCTCGGCCAGCTCGGGCTCAGGCTCATGGTCTTCGTGGCCGTCGCGGGAGTGCGGGAGTCGGAGATCGAGGCGGTGGCGAGGGCCGTGCTGCCCAAGTTCTACGTGGAGGACGTGGACGTGGCGGCGTGGAACGCGTTCAGCGCGTTCGAGCGGCGGGCGGTGGTGACGCGGTGCCCGACGGTGATGGTGGAGAGGTTCGCGAAGGACCACCTCGGTGCCGTCGAGGTAGTGGGATGTGAGCTCGAGGTCAGTCGATCCGGGTACGCCACCGGGTTCCTCAAGAAAGTAGAGAAGTCCTTGGCCGAGCAGGTGATGGCCGTCTGTGGGAAGGAGAAGGCTGATGTAGGTTTGTGCACATCGGCCTCGGCACAGTCATTCTCATTTCTGTGCAAG GAACTACATCGCATGCCAGTCTCCGCTGACCCGGTGCACAACGAGGAAGAACAAAGACGACCGCCGCCGGTGATCTTCCATGACGGCCGCCTCGTGCGCCGTCCCACGCCATTCACAGCACTCCTCACCATTTTGTGGATACCATTTGGTATAGTGCTCGCCTTCGTCCGCATCGCGGTGGGTCTGACCGTCCCCATATGGGTCATCCCTTACATCGCACGCCCGTTCGGCGGAGCGCTCATCGTGAGAGGCCGGCCGCCGCCACCCGTCTCCGGCTCTACCACCGGCGTCCTCTTCGTGTGCACCCACCGCACCCTCATGGATCCGGTGGTCCTGTCGACGGTCCTCGGTCGCAAGGTCCCGGCCGTCACGTACTCCATATCCTGGCTGTCGGAGATCCTGTCACCGATCCGCACCGTCCGGTTGAGCAGGGACCGGCAGGTGGACGCGGAGCGCATCAGGAGCGAGCTTGCCAAAGGCGACCTGGTGGTGTGCCCCGAGGGCACCACATGCAGGGAGCCCTTCCTGCTGCGGTTCAGCGCCCTCTTCGCCGAGCTGACCGACCGGATCGTGCCGGTGGCCATGAACTATCGCGTCGGCTTCTTCCACGCGACCACGGCGAGGGGGTGGAAGGCGATGGAccccatcttcttcttcatgaacCCCCGGCCAATCTACGAGGTCACGTTCCTCAACCAGCTGCCGTGGGAGGCGACGTGCTCTGCCGGGAAGAGCCCGCATGACGTTGCCAACTACGTGCAGAGGATCCTGGCGGCCTCGCTTGGCTTCGAATGCACCAACTACACGAGGAAGGACAAGTACCGGATGCTCGCCGGCAATGACGGGACTGTCAACTTCAATTTGGCCTCGCCATTGGTGGAGCGAGCGAAGGAGGTGCTGCGGTTTCTGCGCTGGACTACGTGA
- the LOC135631273 gene encoding ribulose bisphosphate carboxylase/oxygenase activase, chloroplastic-like → MAAAVSTIGAVNRVPLSLHGSSSGASIPSSVFLGSSLKKVNSVPSHGRVPTRTFKVLAADLDESKQTEKDRWAGLAYDVSDDQQDITRGKGLADSLFQAPTGDGTHEAVMSSYEYISQGLRQYNLDNTMDGFYIAPAFMDKLVVHISKNFMNLPNIKVPLILGVWGGKGQGKSFQCELVFAKMGINPIMMSAGELESGNAGEPAKLIRQRYREAAEIIKKGKMCCLFINDLDAGAGRLGGTTQYTVNNQMVNATLMNIADNPTNVQLPGMYNKQENPRVPIIVTGNDFSTLYAPLIRDGRMEKFYWAPTREDRIGVCAGIFRTDNVAKEDIVKLVDSFPGQSIDFFGALRARVYDDEVRKWVAEIGVESVNKKLVNSLEGPPTFDQPKMSLAKLMEYGNMLVKEQENVKRVQLADKYLSEAALGDANEDAINTGQFYGKAAQQVGVPVPEGCTDPIATNFDPTARSDDGSCLYPV, encoded by the exons ATGGCCGCCGCCGTCTCCACCATCGGAGCTGTCAACCGAGTCCCG CTGAGCCTGCATGGCTCCAGCTCGGGAGCTTCGATCCCTAGCTCAGTGTTCTTGGGGAGCAGCTTGAAGAAGGTGAACTCGGTTCCCAGCCACGGGAGGGTCCCCACTCGCACCTTCAAGGTCTTGGCTGCAGACCTGGACGAGTCGAAGCAGACCGAGAAAGACCGGTGGGCGGGGCTCGCTTACGATGTATCGGATGATCAGCAGGACATCACCAGAGGGAAGGGGCTGGCCGATTCCCTCTTCCAAGCACCCACGGGCGATGGGACTCATGAGGCCGTCATGAGCTCCTACGAATACATCAGCCAGGGCCTCCGTCA GTACAACCTCGACAACACCATGGATGGATTCTACATCGCTCCCGCTTTCATGGACAAACTTGTTGTTCACATCTCCAAGAACTTCATGAACTTGCCCAACATCAAG GTTCCATTGATTTTGGGTGTCTGGGGAGGCAAAGGGCAGGGGAAATCCTTCCAGTGTGAGCTCGTGTTCGCCAAGATGGGAATCAA CCCTATAATGATGAGTGCCGGAGAACTGGAAAGTGGGAATGCAGGAGAGCCTGCAAAATTGATCAGGCAAAGGTACCGGGAGGCAGCCGAAATCATCAAGAAGGGGAAGATGTGCTGCCTCTTCATCAACGATCTCGACGCCGGAGCTGGGCGGCTCGGCGGCACCACCCAGTACACCGTCAACAACCAGATGGTGAACGCCACCCTCATGAACATCGCCGATAACCCAACCAACGTGCAGCTCCCGGGAATGTACAACAAGCAGGAGAACCCCCGCGTTCCCATCATCGTCACCGGAAACGACTTCTCCACCCTCTATGCTCCGCTCATTCGTGATGGTCGTATGGAGAAGTTCTACTGGGCGCCAACCAGAGAGGACCGCATCGGCGTCTGCGCCGGAATATTTAGGACCGACAATGTCGCCAAGGAGGACATTGTCAAGCTCGTCGATTCGTTCCCCGGCCAGTCCATCG ACTTCTTTGGCGCCCTCCGAGCCAGGGTGTATGATGATGAGGTGAGGAAATGGGTTGCAGAGATCGGGGTTGAAAGCGTGAACAAGAAGTTAGTCAACTCACTGGAAGGACCGCCGACGTTCGACCAGCCCAAGATGAGCCTCGCCAAGCTAATGGAGTACGGTAACATGCTGGTGAAGGAGCAAGAGAACGTGAAGAGGGTGCAGCTGGCCGACAAGTACCTGAGCGAGGCCGCGCTGGGAGACGCCAATGAGGACGCCATTAACACGGGACAGTTCTACG GGAAAGCAGCTCAACAGGTGGGCGTCCCAGTTCCAGAAGGGTGCACTGATCCGATTGCCACAAACTTTGATCCGACGGCCAGGAGCGACGATGGGAGCTGCTTGTACCCCGTCTGA
- the LOC135631275 gene encoding AT-hook motif nuclear-localized protein 23-like, with amino-acid sequence MGAVDPRVTSAISAFLLHLRNPISTIDHRNHHFNRRDRKPNTKTTTTTNSNGSNNHPNEDEGNADDQSTGGLEVVEGGPGSRAGGAAGRRSRGRPPGSKNKPRPPVIITRENPNALHAHVLEVASGTNIMDAVATFARRRQRGVCILSGSGVVTSVTLRQPGAPAGVITIPGCFEILFLSGSFLPTPSPPGATGLAVYLAGGEGQVVGGNVVGKLVASGPVMMIAATFSNTTYERLLHEDEEPAAAVAQLGTEGLPQRPRGNEGGGRWSSQLAHGRLDPASMSLLNLPPNLLPDGQIPHEVLGAWASAAAPRPPPSY; translated from the coding sequence ATGGGAGCGGTCGATCCCAGGGTCACCTCAGCAATCTCCGCCTTTCTCCTTCATCTCCGAAACCCCATCAGCACCATCGACCACCGCAACCACCACTTTAATCGAAGAGACCGAAAGCCGAACACCAAAACCACCACGACCACCAACAGCAACGGCAGCAACAACCACCCCAACGAAGACGAAGGAAATGCCGACGACCAGTCTACCGGTGGCCTCGAGGTGGTCGAGGGTGGCCCTGGCAGCCGAGCTGGCGGCGCCGCGGGCCGCCGCTCTCGAGGCCGACCGCCAGGTTCCAAGAACAAGCCGAGGCCGCCCGTCATCATCACGCGGGAGAACCCCAACGCGCTCCACGCCCATGTCCTCGAAGTCGCCAGCGGAACCAACATCATGGACGCCGTTGCCACCTTCGCCCGCCGGAGGCAGCGAGGGGTCTGTATTTTGAGCGGAAGCGGGGTCGTCACTAGTGTCACGCTTCGCCAGCCTGGAGCGCCGGCCGGGGTAATCACGATTCCAGGCTGCTTCGAGATCCTTTTTCTTTCCGGGTCTTTCCTCCCGACGCCATCGCCGCCCGGCGCCACCGGGCTTGCAGTCTACCTAGCTGGCGGCGAGGGGCAGGTGGTGGGAGGGAATGTTGTGGGCAAATTGGTCGCCTCGGGCCCGGTGATGATGATCGCAGCCACATTCTCGAACACCACATACGAACGGTTACTGCATGAGGATGAAGAGCCAGCGGCGGCGGTGGCTCAATTGGGCACAGAAGGATTGCCGCAGAGACCGAGAGGCAATGAAGGCGGCGGCAGATGGTCATCGCAGCTGGCGCATGGGCGATTGGATCCGGCGTCGATGTCGCTGTTGAATCTGCCACCAAATCTATTACCTGATGGTCAGATTCCCCACGAGGTTTTGGGCGCTTGGGCTTCCGCTGCAGCTCCTCGGCCGCCTCCATCCTACTGA